The nucleotide sequence CGCCATTGGCGTCGCCGAGCACGAACTCGGTGCTGCCGCCGCCCAAATCCACCACCAGGACCTTGTCCTCGGCCGAGATCGGCAGCACGCTGCTGGCGCCGGCAAAGGACAGCGCGGCTTCCTCGTCGCCGGTAATCACCTCGGGCTCCACGCCGATGAGGTTCCTGATGCCGTCCACGAACAACTGGCGGTTCCGGGCGTCCCGGCTGGCGGACGTGGCCACGAAACGGACCTTCCGGGCCTGGTACTCGCGGATGAGCTCGGCGTAGTCAGCCGTGGCGGCGAAGGTGCGCTCCAGCGCCTCGGGCGCCAATTCACCGGTGGCGTCCACTCCCTGGCCGAGCCGCACTACCCGCATTTCGCGCACGATATCGGTGAGCCTGGTGGCCCCGTTGCTGTGGTCAATGTCGGCGATGAGGAGTCGGATGGAATTGGTTCCGCAGTCGATGGCGGCCACCCGGGTCATGCGCCTGCCTCCGTGTTTCGGGACTCCGTCGTGCTTTCGTCGGTCTTGGATTTGCGGACGGGCGCCGGGCGGCCGACGATCTCCGGCAGTCCCTGCGGGCCATGGCGGCTGAGGTCCCTGGACGGCGCCTCGCCGGCCGTGTCCCAGGCACCCTCGCAGTAGCAGCGGTCAGCGGTCCACCATTCGCTGATGGCTGCGATGGCCTCGTCGCCCAGCGGGTTCACACCGGGACCGGCGGCCAGCGAGTGTCCCACCAGGACGTGCAGGCATTTGACGCGGGTGGGCATCCCGCCCGCGGAGACGCCGTCGATCTCCGGGACGTCGCCGATCCCGGACCGCGCACCGATGTCGGCACGGGCAGCCAGATAGGCCTCGTGGGCTTTCCGGTAGGAGGAAGCGAGGGAGTCGTCCGCGGCGAGCCGGTCGTTCATGTCGTTCATGAGGCCGCCGGCTTCAAGCCGCGAGACCGCCGACGTGATGACGGGGTGGGTCAGGTAGAACGTGGTGGGGAAGGGCGTCCCGTTGCTCAGGCGCGGGGATGTTGCCGCCACCAGGGGGTTCCCGCAGACGCAGCGCGCCGGGATTTCCACCACGTCACGCACCGGCCTTCCAAGCTGGCGGCTGAGCACATCGAGGTCCTGCGCTGATGGCTGCCGGGATTCACCGGGGGCGGTTGCCGTGTTGTCGTCCACTGGCGTGGCCGTCCTTCCTGCCCGGATCTGGCTGCCCCGGCATTCCGGTAGGCAGTCCCGCGGCGGGCGCCGCTCCTAGTCTGTCGCCGAGCGCTTGATGGAGTCCCAGAGGGAATCCACCCAGGGCACATCGGCGGGGTCTTGTCTTTCTGCTGCACTGGGCTGGCTGCCTGTTGCGCCGGCCGGCAGGTCGCTGCCGAACACCCAGTAGCCGGTCTCTCCCGGCATAACCATGTTAATGCGGTCCCGTGCCTGCTGCTTGACGTAGTTCGGGTCCTGCCATCGGGACACCTGCCGTTTGAGGTTGTCCTGCTCCGCCTTGCGGTCTGCGATGTCCGATTCCAGGGCCGCAATTTCGGCCCGCTTGTCGATGAAGATCTTCACGGTGGGGGCCAGCATGATGGTGATGGCCACCATCACCACGGCCAGCGCCAGCATCCGCCCGGAGAACGCCTTCGCAGGTACGGGGTCGAGGTTGTCGTCCTCGGCGGGGACGGCTGAAGAACCGGACTTCGTGCGGCTGCTGCCAGATTTTCCGGCTGCCGTGCTGCCTGTCCTGCCGGCGCGGGCTGTTACGCCGGTTCCAGTTGATGCGCCGGTTCCAGTTGATGCGCCGGCCTTTGATCCTGCGCCCTTGCTGCCGGCGCCTGTTGAACCGGTGCTGTTAGTCCCTTTAGTCCCCGCGCCGGTTTTAGTCCCTGTCCCGGCCTTCGTCCCAGGGGCGCCGGGCCTGCCCTCGGCCCGCGTCCCGTGTCCCGTCCCGGCGTCATGCGTGGCGTGCGCGGAGCGGGAAGCGCCAAAGTCCGCCTGGATGACGTCTCCCCCGGCCGATCCGGCGGCGGACTGCTGTGCTGGTGGGGTCACCCTGGGAACTTTGGGACGGCGGGTAGCCATGACACTCCTGTAACGTGTGGCGCCAAAAACAAAACCGGTGGCTATGGTCTTTCCACCATAGCCACCGGTCAGCTGTTTCTTTGGCTACTAGGCCTTGAAACGCGGGAACGCGCTGCGGCCGGCGTAGCGTGCGGCGTCGTCGAGTTCCTCTTCGATGCGCAGCAGCTGGTTGTACTTGGCAACACGCTCGGAGCGGGCCGGAGCACCGGTCTTGATCTGGCCGGCGTTGGTGGCAACGGCGATGTCGGCGATCGTGGTGTCTTCGGTTTCACCGGAGCGGTGCGAGGTGATGGTGGTGTAACCGGAGCGCTGGGCGAGGGAAACCGCGTCCAGGGTCTCGGTCAGGGAGCCGATCTGGTTGACCTTGACCAGCAGGGAGTTGGCCGTGGCGGCGTCGATGCCCTGCTGCAGGCGCTCGGGGTTGGTGACGAAGAGGTCGTCGCCCACCAGCTGGACCTTGTCACCGATGGTGTCGGTGAGGATCTTCCAGCCTTCCCAGTCGTTCTCGTCCAGCGGATCCTCGATGGACACCAGCGGGTAGTCGGCAACGAGTTCGGCGTAGTAGGCGCTCATCTCGGCGGAGCTCAGCGACTTGCCTTCGAACTGGTAGGCGCCGTCCTTGAAGAATTCGGAGGAGGCGACGTCCAGTGCCAGCGCGATGTCCGTGCCCGGGGTGTAGCCGGCCTTCTGGATGGCTTCCTGGATCAGGTCCAGGGCGGCGCGGTTGGAGGGCAGGTTCGGTGCGAAGCCGCCCTCGTCGCCGAGGCCGGTGGCCAGGCCCTTTTCGTTCAGCACGGACTTGAGGTTGTGGTAGACCTCAACACCCCAGCGCAGGCCCTCGGAGAAGGTCTCGGCACCGATGGGGGCGATCATGAATTCCTGGATGTCGACGTCGGAATCCGCGTGCGAGCCGCCGTTGAGGATGTTCATCAGCGGAACCGGCAGAACGTGGGCGTTCGGGCCGCCCAGGTACTTGTACAGCGGCAGGTCGGCCGAGGCTGCTGCAGCATTGGCAACTGCCAGGGAAACGCCGAGGATGGCGTTGGCGCCCAGCTTGCCCTTGTTGGCGGTGCCGTCCAGGTCGATCATGGCCTGGTCGATGCTGCGCTGGTCGGTGGCGTCGAAGCCGGTCAGGGCCGGTGCGATCTGGTCGATGACGGCGTCAACGGCCTTCTGGACACCCTTGCCGAGGTAACGGCCCTTGTCGCCGTCGCGCAGTTCAACTGCTTCGTGCTCGCCGGTGGATGCACCGGACGGAACGGCAGCACGGCCGATCTGGCCGTCGGAGAGGAGAACTTCAACTTCGACGGTGGGGTTGCCACGGGAATCGAGGATCTCGCGGGCGTGGATGGCATCGATAAGCGCCATGGATTTGCTCCTTGTGGGCGATATTGCGGGGGTTTCTAGAAGGAAAATCTCGACGTCCTCGTCAGGGACTAGCGTAGTCGAGAGTGGTGCACGTTACGGAAACCTATCCAGAACCCGGACGTCATGATCCGGGCGCGGAAGATTCGGGGTGGCGGTTCTGGTACCGGCGGACGGCCCCGCGGAGGGCGCGTTCGGCGTCGAACCCCCTGCTCCGGGCAGAACGCACGACGGCGAGCAGCAGCTCGCCGAGCTCGGCTTCCGTTTCCATTGTTTCGGCGAGCCGGGTCCCGGCGAACTCGACCCGCGGATGTTCTTCAGCCGGAGGCAGCCCGGCCCGTTCGGCCCGGTCCAGGGTTTTCTGGGCCTGGGCCAGTGCGGGCAGGGCCACCGGGATGCCCTCGAACGGCGTGCTGCGCTGCGGGCTTTCGGCCTTTTTGACGGCATCCCACTTGAGCACGATCTCCTCCACGGTGGCAGGGAAGGAGTCCTGGAGGGAACCGTCCGGACGGAACACGTGCGGGTTGCGGCGGATCATCTTCTCGGTGAGGCCGCGGGCGACGTCGCCGAAGCCGAACACTCCGCGTTCCTCGGCGAGCCGGGCGTGCAGCACCACCTGGAGCAGCACATCGCCGAGTTCGCCTTTCAGCTCAGCCTCGTCCGCACCCGTCTCGATGGTCTCGGCCACTTCATGGGCCTCCTCCAGCAGGTACTCCACAAGGGACTCGTGGGTGAGGGCGCCCATCCAGGGGCAGTGCTCGCGGAGGGCAGCGATGATCCCCAACAGCTCCCCCACCTCGCCGGCCGGTCCAGGATCCGGAGCGGATTCAGGCTGTCGGGCAGCTTCAGCCAAGGTCGCCGTACGCGTCGTTGATGTACTCCACGAGGGCTTCCTTTTCCTCCAGCGGCAGGAAGGACGCTTCGGCCGCGTTGAGCGTGAGCTCCAGCAGGTCGTCGAGGTCGTAGTCGAAGGTTTCCACCAGCAGCTCGAACTCGTCCGTGAGCGTCACACCGCTCATGAGGCGGTTGTCCGTGTTGATGGTTACGTTGAAGCCGAGCTGGTACAGCATGTCCAGCGGGTGGCTTTCGATGCCCTCGCCGAAGCCGGCAATGGCGCCGGTCTGCAGGTTTGAGGACGGGCAGATCTCCAGGGCGATGCCGCGGTCCCGGATCCAGCTGGACAAGTTGCCGAGCGTGACCAGGCCGATGTTGTCGCTGTCCTCGTCGGCGTCGTCCTCGTCGAACTCCACCATGATGTCCTCCGCGATGCGGACACCGTGGCCCAGGCGCAGCGCGCGGCCGTCAACCAGGGCGGACTGGATGCTGTCCAGTCCGGCGGCCTCGCCGGCGTGCACCGTGGCCGGGAAGTTGTTTTGGGCCAGGTAAGTAAAGGCGTCCCGGAAGCGCGAGGGCAGGAAGCCGTCTTCGGCGCCTGCGATGTCGAACCCGACGGCACCCTTGTCGCGGTGCCGGACGGCGAGCTCGGCGATTTCCTGGCCCCGGTCGGCATGCCGCATGGCCGTGATCAGCTGGCCCACCTGGATCTCGCGGCCGGTCTCGGCCACCGCCTCAACACCCGCTTCGAGGCCTTCCTGGACGGCCTCGACAACCTCGTCCAGGGTCAGTCCCTTCTGGAGGTGCTGCTCAGGTGCCCAGCGCACTTCGCCGTACACCACGCCGTCGTCCGCGAGATCCTCCACGAACTCCTTGGCGACGCGGAACAGCCCTTCCCTGGTCTGCATGACCGCGACCGTGTGGTCGAACGTCTCGAGGTACCGGACCAGGGATCCGGAATCGGCGGACTCGCGGAACCATTCGCCCAGTGCCGTCGGATCAGTGGACGGCAGGGTGTGCCCCACGGCTTCCGCCAACTCGATGATGGTGGCAGGGCGCAGGCCGCCGTCCAGGTGGTCGTGAAGGGAGACCTTGGGCAGGCTCTTCAGGTCGAAGTCAAGGGCAGGGGCGGCGTCAACGATTGGCTCAGTCACGTACCAACTCTAGGGTTGGACCGGCGGCAATGCCAACGAAGCGGGAGGATGCCCAAACCTGCCTCCGCCAGCGCGAACGTACAGTTGTGGCCCCAAATCCGAATGGAAATGGGGCCACAACTGTACGTTCGCGCTGGGCGGCTTCTGCTGTGCCTCCTGTTAGGCCACGCGGCTGGTCTCTTCCGGGACGTCGTTCCCGTCCGGGAGGCTGCCCTCTTCCGGAACCCTGCCCTCTTCCGGAACTGGGGCGTCGTGGCGGCCAAGCCGCTTGTGCCACCAGCGAAGGGCGTGGTCGATGATGATGCCCAGGATGATGGCGAACACGACGGCGATGCCCGCGCCCAGCAGCGGGTTGTGGTGCAGCCACGGGAAGGAACTGGCCACGAGGCCGATGCCGATCGAATAGCCCACCCACGTGAAGCAGGCGAAGGCATCCAGCACGAAGAACCTGCGGTGCGGGTACCCGGTGGTGCCGGCAACGTAGTTCACGGCGACACGTCCCCAGGGGATGTAGCGCGCCGTGAAGATCAGCACGGCGCCGCGCTTCTCCAGTTCGTAGCGCGCCCAGCCGAAGGCCTTCTGCACCTTGGGCCGGCGCATCCATTTCCAGCGCTCCAGCCCGATCTTCCGGCCCAGCATGTAGGCCATGTTGTCACCCGCCATGGCCCCGGCCAGGGCAGTCAGGCCGAGGATCCAGAGGTTGGGCTCCCCGCTGTGCCGGGAGAAGGCTGCCAACGCGACGATGAGGGTCTCGCTCGGGACCACCATCGCGAACCCGTCCACGAAGAAAAAGAGCAGTAAGACGGGGTAAATCCACCATTGACCCGCTGCATGGAGCACGGCCTCATTAATAAACTCCACGCGGCTGATGCTCCTAGGAAATATAACAAGACGGGAAGTGACGCAAATCGCTCTTTAGTGTCGCATGGCGGAACGATAGTGCGCTATGCCCTGATTGGAAAGTCAACTTTCCCGGAACGGATCCGGAATGCGGTTCCGCACCCGGTTGATTCCAATGTCCACCAGGATGCCCAGCATAATGGCGCAGACAATGGCGATCACGGCTCCCAGCAGGTGGTTTTCCTCGAACCACTGGCCGAAG is from Arthrobacter sp. QXT-31 and encodes:
- a CDS encoding DUF501 domain-containing protein, which produces MDDNTATAPGESRQPSAQDLDVLSRQLGRPVRDVVEIPARCVCGNPLVAATSPRLSNGTPFPTTFYLTHPVITSAVSRLEAGGLMNDMNDRLAADDSLASSYRKAHEAYLAARADIGARSGIGDVPEIDGVSAGGMPTRVKCLHVLVGHSLAAGPGVNPLGDEAIAAISEWWTADRCYCEGAWDTAGEAPSRDLSRHGPQGLPEIVGRPAPVRKSKTDESTTESRNTEAGA
- a CDS encoding FtsB family cell division protein → MATRRPKVPRVTPPAQQSAAGSAGGDVIQADFGASRSAHATHDAGTGHGTRAEGRPGAPGTKAGTGTKTGAGTKGTNSTGSTGAGSKGAGSKAGASTGTGASTGTGVTARAGRTGSTAAGKSGSSRTKSGSSAVPAEDDNLDPVPAKAFSGRMLALAVVMVAITIMLAPTVKIFIDKRAEIAALESDIADRKAEQDNLKRQVSRWQDPNYVKQQARDRINMVMPGETGYWVFGSDLPAGATGSQPSAAERQDPADVPWVDSLWDSIKRSATD
- the eno gene encoding phosphopyruvate hydratase; the encoded protein is MALIDAIHAREILDSRGNPTVEVEVLLSDGQIGRAAVPSGASTGEHEAVELRDGDKGRYLGKGVQKAVDAVIDQIAPALTGFDATDQRSIDQAMIDLDGTANKGKLGANAILGVSLAVANAAAASADLPLYKYLGGPNAHVLPVPLMNILNGGSHADSDVDIQEFMIAPIGAETFSEGLRWGVEVYHNLKSVLNEKGLATGLGDEGGFAPNLPSNRAALDLIQEAIQKAGYTPGTDIALALDVASSEFFKDGAYQFEGKSLSSAEMSAYYAELVADYPLVSIEDPLDENDWEGWKILTDTIGDKVQLVGDDLFVTNPERLQQGIDAATANSLLVKVNQIGSLTETLDAVSLAQRSGYTTITSHRSGETEDTTIADIAVATNAGQIKTGAPARSERVAKYNQLLRIEEELDDAARYAGRSAFPRFKA
- a CDS encoding MazG nucleotide pyrophosphohydrolase domain-containing protein; its protein translation is MGALTHESLVEYLLEEAHEVAETIETGADEAELKGELGDVLLQVVLHARLAEERGVFGFGDVARGLTEKMIRRNPHVFRPDGSLQDSFPATVEEIVLKWDAVKKAESPQRSTPFEGIPVALPALAQAQKTLDRAERAGLPPAEEHPRVEFAGTRLAETMETEAELGELLLAVVRSARSRGFDAERALRGAVRRYQNRHPESSAPGS
- a CDS encoding adenosine deaminase encodes the protein MTEPIVDAAPALDFDLKSLPKVSLHDHLDGGLRPATIIELAEAVGHTLPSTDPTALGEWFRESADSGSLVRYLETFDHTVAVMQTREGLFRVAKEFVEDLADDGVVYGEVRWAPEQHLQKGLTLDEVVEAVQEGLEAGVEAVAETGREIQVGQLITAMRHADRGQEIAELAVRHRDKGAVGFDIAGAEDGFLPSRFRDAFTYLAQNNFPATVHAGEAAGLDSIQSALVDGRALRLGHGVRIAEDIMVEFDEDDADEDSDNIGLVTLGNLSSWIRDRGIALEICPSSNLQTGAIAGFGEGIESHPLDMLYQLGFNVTINTDNRLMSGVTLTDEFELLVETFDYDLDDLLELTLNAAEASFLPLEEKEALVEYINDAYGDLG
- a CDS encoding DedA family protein; its protein translation is MEFINEAVLHAAGQWWIYPVLLLFFFVDGFAMVVPSETLIVALAAFSRHSGEPNLWILGLTALAGAMAGDNMAYMLGRKIGLERWKWMRRPKVQKAFGWARYELEKRGAVLIFTARYIPWGRVAVNYVAGTTGYPHRRFFVLDAFACFTWVGYSIGIGLVASSFPWLHHNPLLGAGIAVVFAIILGIIIDHALRWWHKRLGRHDAPVPEEGRVPEEGSLPDGNDVPEETSRVA